From Schizosaccharomyces pombe strain 972h- genome assembly, chromosome: II, the proteins below share one genomic window:
- the sld5 gene encoding GINS complex subunit Sld5 — translation MEWDADDLLIEPTTEVENDYEDLCTQWVNERMAPDLLPFAEEIVSRVLDRIEAQRETLQLAIGTSSATSYRSVLMQTELERVKFVLRSYMRTRINKIDKYAQYIQSHPNLLLYLSSPERQYLLRHQQIVHRHYMDSFLREVPAKMNKLDDKVGNLSMVASPDMDTAVFCVVNESVEENFRVSENEYITLDKGDVLILRYSVISDYLRLGVVSLI, via the coding sequence ATGGAGTGGGATGCTGATGATTTGCTAATAGAACCGACAACAGAAGTGGAGAATGATTATGAGGATTTATGTACTCAATGGGTGAATGAGCGAATGGCTCCGGATTTGTTGCCTTTTGCTGAAGAAATTGTAAGCAGAGTTCTTGATAGAATTGAAGCACAACGAGAAACTCTACAATTGGCCATTGGAACAAGTAGTGCAACTAGTTATAGGAGCGTACTAATGCAAACCGAACTTGAGCGAGTGAAGTTTGTTTTACGCTCGTATATGCGAACTCGaatcaataaaattgaCAAATATGCTCAATACATTCAATCACATCCTAATTTATTGTTGTATTTGTCATCTCCAGAACGTCAATATCTTTTAAGGCACCAGCAAATAGTACATCGTCATTACATGGATTCATTTTTACGAGAAGTTCCtgcaaaaatgaataaactTGATGATAAGGTCGGAAATTTATCAATGGTAGCATCACCTGATATGGATACTGCCGTGTTTTGTGTGGTCAACGAGTCAGTCGAAGAAAACTTTCGAGTTTCAGAAAATGAGTATATAACTCTCGACAAGGGAGATGTTTTGATTCTTCGGTACTCTGTTATTTCTGATTACCTTCGACTTGGTGTTGTCTCACTAATATAA